A portion of the Podospora pseudoanserina strain CBS 124.78 chromosome 2, whole genome shotgun sequence genome contains these proteins:
- the GAS5_1 gene encoding 1,3-beta-glucanosyltransferase (EggNog:ENOG503NYHJ; COG:G; CAZy:GH72) translates to MRSLALVPVLATMLPSLGTATPSPTVAQPPTKRGSLPAVSVSGNAFWQNDKRFYIRGVDYQPGGSSAMADPLADTTICSRDIDQFRKLGINTIRVYIIDNSARHDECMGKLADAGIYVIVDANNPLYSINRYDPAPSYNAKYLQSVFATIDEFAKYENTLAFFSGNEVVNDVVNSTLAARYVKAVTRDMRKYIGERGYRRVPVGYSAADVGSNRRQQADWMNCGSEDERSDFFAFNDYSWCNSDFRTAGWDQKVKNFSDYGLPIFLSEYGCLTNGRDFGEVAALMSDKMTSVYSGGLMYEYAMGDNGYGIAKIPSVKGSSVQKLDGFEKFASALAANPPPEGDGGFVSTTHANACPTKDANWLIDTTLLPAIPEQAKMLMMEGAGSGPGLGGDGSQNAVDAGTSSGDAEQGSGTVTSSSTPKGSENAAPATSTPANARAVVKIPLVLTGMVVVLTLGGSFLL, encoded by the exons ATGAGATCCCTCGCATTGGTGCCGGTCTTGGCAACGATGCTCCCGAGTCTTGGGACAGCCACCCCGTCGCCGACAGTTGCTCAACCTCCCACCAAGAGGGGTAGCCTGCCGGCTGTGTCTGTTTCCGGGAATG CCTTTTGGCAAAACGACAAGCGGTTTTACATTCGCGGTGTGGACTACCAACCGGGTGGTtcctcggcgatggcggACCCCCTGGCGGACACGACGATTTGCAGCCGCGACATTGACCAATTCAGAAAGCTGGGCATCAACACGATTCGGGTCTACATTATTGACAATTCTGCCAGGCACGACGAGTGCATGGGCAAGCTGGCGGATGCGGGGATATACGTTATTGTCGATGCCAACAATCCGCTGTACAGCATCAACCGGTACGACCCGGCGCCGTCGTATAACGCAAAGTATCTGCAGAGCGTGTTTGCGACGATTGACGAGTTTGCCAAGTATGAGAATACGCTGGCGTTTTTTTCGGGGAATGAGGTGGTGAATGATGTGGTGAATTCGACGCTGGCGGCGAGGTATGTGAAGGCAGTGACGAGGGACATGAGGAAGTAtattggggagagggggtacCGGAGGGTGCCGGTGGGGTATTCGGCGGCGGATGTGGGGAGTAATAGGAGGCAGCAGGCGGATTGGATGAATTGTGggagtgaggatgagaggtCGGATTTTTTTGCGTTT AATGATTACTCGTGGTGCAATTCGGACTTTCGGACGGCGGGGTGGGACCAGAAGGTGAAGAACTTTTCGGATTATGGTTTGCCTATTTT CCTCTCGGAGTATGGCTGCCTTACCAATGGCCGGGACTTTGGCGAGGTTGCTGCTCTGATGAGTGACAAGATGACGAGTGTGTACTCTGGAGGTCTGATGTACGAATACGCCATGGGGGATAATGGTTACGGCATTGCAAAGATTCCTAGCGTCAAGGGCTCCTCGGTTCAGAAACTGGATGGGTTCGAAAAGTTTGCCTCTGCTCTGGCtgccaacccaccccccgaaggagatggaggatttGTCTCGACGACACACGCCAATGCCTGCCCTACCAAGGATGCCAACTGGCTCATTGACACGACTTTGCTGCCAGCTATCCCTGAGCAGGCCAAGATGTTAATGATGGAGGGGGCTGGATCTGGACCCGGTCTCGGTGGTGACGGGTCTCAGAATGCTGTGGATGCTGGCACTAGCAGTGGCGACGCGGAGCAAGGTTCTGGGACGGTGACTTCGTCCAGCACGCCCAAGGGGAGTGAAAATGCGGCGCCGGCGACATCAACCCCGGCCAACGCTAGAGCCGTGGTCAAGATCCCGTTGGTTCTGACGGGaatggtggttgtgttgaCATTGGGTGGTTCTTTTTTGCTCTGA